A region of Acidisarcina sp. DNA encodes the following proteins:
- a CDS encoding sialate O-acetylesterase yields the protein MAALFALLSASAAWSEVKLPSIYADHMVVQRGMPVVVRGSANPGEAVSVTFRGATRKAVADKFGLWEVGLPAGIAGGPFTMDVVASNTVTFSDVLVGDVWVASGQSNMEFPMSRVRNAAEELKTADRPNIRLFHVEKAASQYALDDVTAKTWVACTPETVTDFSAVAFFFAKDVQADQKVPLGLIEADWGGTPAEAWTSMRALSADASLMPVFSEWGKMTDAQSHRMRELDYEKHAREAAKAEGKPEPRFPWHPEIRSYAPGELWNAMIAPLTHFPIRGVIWYQGETNSAVGRWPIYSHLFQTMIRDWRHSWGQGDFPFLFVQISSYHSPEENWPEARDAQRRVLALRNTAMAVTIDIGNPDDVHPTNKQDVGARLALAARALAYNETLEYSGPLYRMVSPEEGGLRVWFDHSAGLVAKGGAPRGFEIAGADRKFVKAQARIDGQSVVVSSAEVAEPEYVRYSWSEVPDGNLYNAAGLPASPFVSD from the coding sequence GTGGCAGCGCTGTTCGCGTTGTTGTCCGCGAGCGCTGCATGGTCCGAGGTGAAGCTGCCTTCAATCTACGCCGATCACATGGTAGTGCAGCGCGGCATGCCCGTTGTTGTGCGTGGCAGTGCGAACCCAGGGGAGGCTGTCTCGGTTACATTTCGTGGTGCAACGCGGAAAGCCGTCGCAGACAAATTCGGACTGTGGGAGGTTGGACTGCCCGCAGGCATCGCCGGAGGCCCCTTCACCATGGATGTGGTGGCCAGCAACACAGTTACATTTTCCGATGTGCTGGTGGGCGATGTGTGGGTTGCGTCGGGACAATCCAACATGGAGTTCCCCATGAGCCGGGTGAGAAACGCAGCGGAGGAGTTAAAGACCGCAGACCGTCCGAATATCCGGCTGTTCCATGTGGAGAAGGCTGCGTCGCAGTATGCATTAGATGATGTAACCGCGAAGACCTGGGTGGCATGCACACCGGAGACGGTTACGGATTTTTCAGCAGTGGCCTTCTTCTTCGCCAAAGATGTTCAAGCCGATCAGAAGGTTCCGTTAGGTCTGATTGAGGCGGATTGGGGAGGAACCCCCGCAGAGGCATGGACAAGTATGCGGGCGCTCTCCGCCGATGCCTCGCTGATGCCGGTCTTCTCCGAATGGGGAAAAATGACCGACGCACAATCTCATCGCATGCGGGAACTGGACTACGAAAAGCACGCGCGAGAGGCAGCGAAAGCGGAGGGCAAGCCGGAGCCGAGGTTTCCCTGGCACCCTGAAATTCGCTCCTATGCTCCGGGTGAGCTATGGAACGCGATGATTGCCCCACTCACGCACTTTCCCATTCGCGGAGTGATCTGGTATCAGGGCGAGACGAACTCCGCCGTGGGACGCTGGCCCATTTACAGCCATCTGTTTCAGACCATGATTCGCGACTGGAGACATAGCTGGGGCCAGGGCGATTTCCCGTTCCTCTTTGTGCAGATATCGAGCTACCACTCGCCCGAGGAGAATTGGCCCGAGGCTCGCGATGCCCAACGTCGCGTGCTGGCACTGAGAAATACGGCGATGGCGGTGACGATCGATATCGGCAACCCCGACGATGTACATCCCACCAATAAGCAGGACGTAGGTGCACGGCTGGCGCTGGCGGCCCGAGCCCTCGCCTATAACGAGACACTGGAGTACTCCGGTCCGCTGTACCGCATGGTTTCTCCCGAGGAAGGTGGTTTGCGGGTATGGTTTGACCACAGCGCGGGTCTGGTTGCGAAGGGCGGTGCTCCCCGGGGATTTGAGATTGCCGGGGCCGACCGGAAGTTCGTAAAAGCACAGGCGCGGATCGATGGGCAGTCGGTCGTCGTGTCCAGCGCAGAGGTGGCCGAACCGGAGTATGTGCGCTACTCCTGGAGCGAGGTTCCGGATGGAAACCTCTACAACGCCGCAGGCTTACCGGCTTCACCCTTTGTATCGGATTAA
- a CDS encoding YceH family protein, protein MNPLLTLVEARALGALIEKEITTPDYYPLSLNALMNACNQRSNREPVMDLDEEDLRQALHGLEEKRLAGVARGSDGRVSKYEHWLQEAFNFSRAEMAAICVLLLRGPQTVGEIRGRSERLFHFDELSDVQTALNRLIERDPPLVKALPRQAGTKEARYIHLFSGEVEAAETPSSSGKSSSSTPDRVQALEEQVASLQAEVAGMKQQLERLLHLLE, encoded by the coding sequence ATGAATCCCCTGCTCACCCTGGTGGAAGCGCGTGCTCTCGGCGCGTTGATTGAAAAAGAGATCACGACGCCGGATTACTATCCCCTCTCGCTCAACGCCCTGATGAATGCGTGCAACCAGCGCTCCAACCGCGAGCCGGTGATGGACTTAGACGAGGAGGACCTCCGCCAGGCACTGCATGGGCTGGAGGAGAAGCGTCTTGCCGGAGTCGCCCGCGGATCGGATGGCCGCGTCAGCAAATATGAGCACTGGCTGCAGGAGGCCTTCAACTTCAGCCGGGCAGAGATGGCCGCCATCTGCGTGCTGCTACTTCGCGGCCCGCAGACAGTTGGCGAGATTCGCGGCAGAAGCGAGCGCCTCTTCCACTTCGACGAGCTCAGCGATGTCCAGACGGCGCTGAATCGCCTCATCGAGCGAGACCCTCCGCTCGTCAAGGCCTTGCCGCGCCAGGCGGGCACCAAGGAGGCTCGCTATATCCACCTCTTCTCTGGCGAGGTGGAGGCCGCTGAGACGCCGTCGTCCTCAGGAAAAAGCTCCAGTTCTACCCCAGACCGCGTCCAGGCGCTGGAAGAGCAGGTCGCCTCCCTGCAAGCCGAAGTCGCCGGGATGAAGCAGCAACTGGAGAGGCTGCTGCACCTGCTGGAATAG
- a CDS encoding ABC transporter permease — MPILEILNQTVRALWEQKLRSFLTMFGIAWGIASVILLVGLGIGFNVDQKHRMRSIGTDIAIVWGGKTGAQAGGYAAGRDIRLTIDDARAVQREGFLIKTVSPELRRNVSQVSLWNAANRAVRGVWPGYQRFRSLSVSSGRLMTQSDEDNGYRVVILGAESKDQLFPGSISAVGQELLMQGLPYTVIGVLTKKQQNGSYGSGPDNSQLFVPYTSMARDFPPEDGPGVIRGGISNLVIEPISPERHEEAIAQLYRILAVRHHFEPTDKDALFIWDTLEGAKLLERIFSVMTLFFGAVALLTLCLGGIGVMNIMLVVVTERTREIGVRKALGATARDIKRQFLAESATITLISGALGFAGGVGIAILMRFIPLPDFVPHPVISPIAVFLSLLTLSLITLTAGTYPARRAASLSPIECLRDE, encoded by the coding sequence ATGCCGATACTTGAAATTCTGAACCAGACGGTGCGCGCCCTGTGGGAGCAAAAGCTGCGGAGCTTCCTCACCATGTTCGGTATTGCATGGGGAATCGCCTCCGTCATTCTTCTTGTCGGGCTGGGCATCGGCTTCAACGTAGATCAGAAGCACCGCATGCGGTCTATCGGCACCGACATCGCAATTGTGTGGGGTGGCAAGACTGGTGCGCAGGCCGGCGGATATGCCGCAGGCCGTGATATTCGCCTGACCATCGACGATGCGCGCGCCGTCCAGCGCGAGGGCTTCCTCATTAAGACAGTCAGCCCCGAGCTGCGGCGGAACGTATCGCAAGTAAGCCTCTGGAATGCGGCCAACCGCGCCGTTCGCGGTGTGTGGCCGGGGTATCAGCGCTTTCGCTCTCTCAGCGTAAGCAGCGGACGGCTGATGACACAATCCGACGAAGACAACGGATACCGAGTCGTGATCCTTGGAGCGGAATCGAAAGATCAACTCTTTCCCGGCTCCATCTCCGCGGTCGGCCAGGAACTTCTCATGCAGGGACTTCCCTACACGGTCATCGGCGTTCTGACGAAGAAGCAACAGAACGGCAGCTACGGAAGCGGCCCGGATAACTCGCAGCTATTCGTACCGTATACATCCATGGCGCGTGACTTCCCTCCCGAAGATGGCCCGGGAGTGATCCGTGGAGGAATCAGTAATCTCGTTATCGAGCCCATAAGTCCTGAAAGGCACGAGGAGGCGATTGCCCAGCTCTATCGTATTCTCGCCGTTCGCCATCACTTTGAGCCCACCGACAAGGATGCTCTCTTCATCTGGGACACACTCGAAGGCGCGAAGCTGCTGGAGCGAATCTTTAGCGTGATGACCCTCTTCTTTGGCGCAGTAGCCCTGTTGACTCTGTGCCTGGGAGGAATTGGCGTGATGAACATTATGCTTGTCGTCGTCACGGAGAGAACCAGGGAGATCGGGGTGCGCAAGGCACTGGGGGCCACGGCACGCGATATCAAGAGACAATTCCTTGCCGAGTCCGCAACCATCACGCTGATCAGCGGCGCGCTTGGCTTCGCCGGTGGAGTTGGTATCGCGATCCTGATGCGCTTTATTCCCCTGCCGGATTTTGTTCCGCACCCGGTCATTTCTCCCATTGCCGTTTTTCTTTCGCTGCTAACCCTGTCGCTCATCACGCTGACGGCGGGCACCTATCCTGCACGGCGGGCTGCGTCGCTGAGTCCAATTGAATGCTTACGCGACGAATAG
- a CDS encoding galactitol-1-phosphate 5-dehydrogenase: protein MKSLLLSAYKQLEIADLPQPIPAVGEVLVRVAACGICGSDVHGYDGSSGRRIPPIVMGHEAAGTIAAVGEGVHDYAVGDRVTFDSTIYCGHCRFCLQGMVNLCDNRQVLGVSTEEYRRAGAFAEYVLVPERILYRLPDNLSFAEAAMLEATSVALHAASLSHTQPQNTALVIGAGMIGILTLQALRAEGFPSVLVADVDSSRLKLAKELGADATLQLSGDDLAAEILRRTDGAGVDAVVEAVGLDLTVRAAISSVRKGGTVTLVGNITPEVTLPLQQVVTRQIRLQGSAASAGEYPRAIELLSSGAIRVQPLITAIAPLEEGPRWFQRLYAHEPNLMKVVLTPTDPL, encoded by the coding sequence ATGAAGTCTCTGCTGCTCTCTGCTTATAAACAACTGGAAATTGCCGACCTGCCCCAGCCTATCCCCGCCGTGGGAGAGGTTCTGGTTCGCGTCGCCGCCTGTGGCATCTGCGGCAGCGATGTTCATGGGTATGATGGCTCGTCTGGCCGTCGCATCCCACCCATCGTTATGGGACACGAGGCCGCGGGCACCATTGCCGCAGTAGGCGAAGGAGTCCACGACTATGCCGTCGGCGATCGCGTCACCTTCGATTCCACCATCTACTGCGGACACTGCCGCTTCTGCCTGCAGGGCATGGTCAACCTGTGCGATAACCGACAGGTGCTAGGAGTCTCCACCGAGGAGTACCGCCGCGCAGGTGCTTTTGCTGAATATGTTCTGGTACCCGAGCGCATCCTCTACCGCCTGCCGGATAACCTCTCTTTTGCTGAGGCAGCCATGCTCGAGGCCACTTCGGTTGCCCTGCATGCGGCGTCTCTCTCCCACACCCAGCCGCAGAACACCGCTCTGGTCATCGGCGCGGGAATGATCGGCATCCTCACGCTACAGGCCCTTCGCGCGGAGGGTTTTCCCAGCGTCCTCGTCGCGGACGTCGATTCCTCCCGACTCAAATTGGCGAAGGAACTCGGAGCCGATGCAACGTTGCAACTCTCAGGCGACGACCTGGCAGCGGAGATCCTCCGGCGCACCGATGGAGCAGGAGTCGATGCAGTCGTCGAGGCGGTCGGCCTGGATCTCACGGTTCGCGCTGCCATCTCCAGTGTTCGCAAGGGAGGCACCGTCACCCTCGTCGGCAACATCACGCCCGAGGTCACGCTGCCACTGCAGCAAGTTGTCACCCGCCAGATTCGCCTGCAGGGATCGGCTGCCTCCGCAGGAGAATATCCTCGCGCCATCGAACTGCTATCGAGCGGAGCCATTCGCGTCCAGCCGCTCATCACCGCCATCGCTCCGCTCGAAGAAGGGCCACGGTGGTTTCAACGGCTCTATGCGCATGAACCCAATCTGATGAAGGTTGTGCTCACGCCCACTGACCCGTTATGA
- a CDS encoding glycoside hydrolase family 27 protein: MRRTALVLALFLGTVSLPSTASSQILAATPPMGWNSWDSYGLTITEAQFKTNVDWFSRNLKAYGWQYVVIDEGWYLNHPENQGKPAWEYTLSKDGRYMPSEMRFPSSANGAGFKPIADSVHALGLKFGIHIIRGIPRDAVEKNLPIAGSSFHAADAADKSDTCAWNPDNYGLKANAAGQAYYDSLAQLYAGWGLDFIKVDCISSPYKDDEIRMMSLALQKTGRPIVLSLSPGPTPLDKQAELSKYAQMWRISNDVWDQWKHTGVKDWFPQGVWDQFALTAAWAGRAQPGHWPDADMLPVGHLGPIPGWGPARDSNLTPDEQHTLLNLWAIFRSPLFIGSNFAESGASLTPLLTNREILAIDQHSTGNHPVVETANTVIWLAQPESGKGHYLAIFNTGDADQSIHYAWKDLELKASSYRVRDLWQPKDLGPAKSLAITLKPHASVMYHLTE; the protein is encoded by the coding sequence ATGCGACGCACAGCCCTTGTTCTCGCGCTCTTCCTCGGCACCGTCTCCTTGCCATCCACGGCAAGCAGCCAGATTCTCGCCGCCACTCCGCCGATGGGCTGGAACAGTTGGGATTCCTATGGACTTACCATCACCGAGGCGCAGTTCAAAACCAATGTCGATTGGTTCAGCAGGAATCTCAAGGCATACGGCTGGCAGTATGTCGTCATCGACGAGGGATGGTATCTCAACCACCCGGAGAATCAGGGCAAGCCTGCATGGGAGTACACGCTCAGCAAGGATGGCAGGTACATGCCCTCCGAGATGCGTTTCCCTTCCTCCGCCAATGGCGCTGGATTCAAGCCGATCGCTGACTCCGTCCACGCACTCGGCCTGAAGTTCGGCATCCACATTATTCGCGGGATCCCCCGCGATGCGGTCGAGAAGAATCTCCCCATCGCCGGCTCGTCCTTCCACGCTGCCGATGCCGCCGACAAGAGCGACACCTGTGCCTGGAATCCGGACAACTACGGCCTTAAAGCCAATGCTGCCGGACAGGCGTACTACGATTCGCTCGCTCAGCTCTATGCCGGATGGGGCCTGGACTTCATCAAGGTGGACTGCATCTCTTCGCCATATAAGGACGATGAGATTCGCATGATGAGCCTGGCGCTGCAGAAGACGGGACGTCCCATCGTCCTCAGCCTGTCCCCCGGCCCCACTCCGCTGGACAAGCAGGCCGAGCTCAGCAAGTATGCGCAGATGTGGCGGATCTCTAATGACGTGTGGGATCAGTGGAAGCACACCGGGGTCAAGGACTGGTTTCCGCAGGGTGTGTGGGATCAGTTTGCGCTGACAGCCGCGTGGGCTGGACGTGCACAGCCCGGCCATTGGCCAGATGCAGATATGCTGCCTGTAGGCCATCTCGGCCCGATACCCGGATGGGGGCCTGCGCGCGACTCCAACCTTACTCCGGACGAGCAGCACACGCTGCTCAATCTATGGGCCATCTTCCGCTCGCCCCTCTTCATCGGCTCCAACTTTGCCGAGAGCGGAGCCTCGCTCACTCCGCTGCTCACCAATCGCGAAATTCTCGCCATCGACCAGCACTCAACCGGAAACCATCCTGTAGTCGAGACGGCCAACACTGTCATTTGGCTGGCTCAGCCGGAGAGTGGCAAAGGACACTACCTTGCAATCTTCAATACAGGAGACGCGGACCAGAGTATCCACTACGCTTGGAAGGATCTCGAACTGAAAGCCTCCAGCTACAGAGTGCGCGACCTATGGCAGCCCAAGGATCTTGGACCCGCCAAGTCCCTCGCCATAACGCTCAAACCCCACGCCTCCGTCATGTACCATCTGACCGAGTAA
- a CDS encoding class II aldolase/adducin family protein codes for MSEDINRLSEDQIRKIVRRAINECLPVPSTASLSPQEATELFHSPEALTLKREIIDAGRKLWHRQYVDGNGGNISARISPGYVISSPTLCSKGDLRIEDLSLVDLENNRICGDRPHTSEILLHLEIYKAVPQAKAVIHCHPPYATAHAVAGVVPPGNLIPEQEVFIGPVALSPYETPGTKAFARTVLPFVKHHNTILLANHGIVCWADTVTHAEWYVEVIDTYCKTVMIASQLKQPLNEIPPDKITELLAIKKTLGLPDARFAGEEDKEPMNRAVKTAISKASLTERPSESEIDRLVDTLSSAIFDFLGK; via the coding sequence GTGAGTGAAGACATCAATCGACTGAGTGAAGATCAGATACGAAAGATCGTGCGGCGAGCGATCAACGAATGCCTGCCCGTGCCAAGCACCGCGAGTCTTTCGCCGCAAGAGGCAACAGAACTATTCCATTCACCCGAGGCGCTGACTCTCAAGCGAGAGATCATCGATGCTGGACGCAAGCTGTGGCATCGTCAGTATGTGGATGGCAACGGGGGAAACATTTCGGCGCGAATCTCCCCCGGATATGTGATCTCCTCACCGACTCTTTGCAGCAAGGGCGATCTGCGTATCGAAGACCTCTCGCTCGTCGACCTAGAGAACAACCGCATCTGCGGCGATCGCCCTCACACCAGCGAGATCCTCTTGCATCTGGAGATCTACAAAGCGGTCCCGCAGGCCAAAGCAGTCATCCATTGCCATCCGCCTTATGCCACGGCACATGCTGTCGCCGGAGTGGTGCCTCCTGGCAACCTGATACCGGAACAGGAGGTCTTTATCGGGCCCGTTGCGTTGTCTCCCTATGAGACGCCGGGAACCAAGGCCTTTGCGCGCACAGTGCTGCCCTTTGTAAAGCATCACAATACGATCCTGCTGGCGAACCACGGCATCGTATGCTGGGCCGATACGGTAACGCATGCCGAATGGTACGTAGAAGTGATCGATACCTATTGCAAGACGGTGATGATTGCCTCGCAGCTGAAGCAGCCACTCAATGAGATTCCGCCGGACAAGATCACCGAACTTCTGGCCATCAAGAAGACGCTGGGATTGCCGGACGCGCGATTCGCCGGGGAAGAGGACAAGGAGCCAATGAATCGCGCAGTCAAGACGGCGATCAGCAAAGCATCCTTGACCGAGCGGCCATCGGAGAGCGAGATCGACCGGCTGGTGGATACGCTGAGCAGCGCTATCTTCGACTTCCTCGGAAAGTAG
- a CDS encoding MBL fold metallo-hydrolase → MKRIALWLSKIQQAKAAGETAALAVTLMMALALCPQTSAAAAKGALQVYFIDVEGGQATLFVTPAHESLLIDTGWAGNNGRDADRIVAAAKLAGLNRIDYVLITHYHNDHIGGVPQLVERIPVGTFIDHGPNRETADADTEQNWEIYQKILATHGKRLVVKPGDTLPIQGLHATVVSSDGNLIDHPIEGSGAANSYCNSAASYPDDVTENARSLGLLLTFGKVRVLDLGDLTADKEMQLMCPVNKVGKIDVYIVSHHGWEQSTSPALMGAIQSRIAIMDNGAKKGGTPRIIDRVQQAPGLERLWQLHYSEEGGTAHNTAVPYIANLPGADSGYYLKLTVHPDNSMEVFNARTGESQHYAAR, encoded by the coding sequence ATGAAGCGCATCGCTCTGTGGCTCTCGAAAATTCAACAGGCAAAAGCCGCTGGGGAAACCGCGGCGCTGGCCGTGACGCTGATGATGGCGCTTGCTCTCTGCCCTCAAACCTCCGCCGCAGCCGCCAAAGGCGCGCTCCAGGTCTACTTCATCGATGTCGAGGGCGGTCAGGCCACGCTTTTCGTCACTCCCGCGCATGAATCCTTGCTGATTGATACCGGGTGGGCCGGCAACAACGGCCGCGATGCGGACCGTATCGTTGCAGCCGCCAAACTCGCAGGCCTCAACCGGATCGACTACGTTCTCATTACCCACTATCACAACGATCATATCGGCGGAGTGCCCCAACTAGTGGAACGCATTCCGGTGGGTACCTTTATCGACCACGGCCCAAACCGTGAGACAGCGGACGCAGACACCGAACAGAACTGGGAAATCTACCAGAAGATCCTGGCGACGCACGGCAAGCGCCTCGTCGTAAAGCCTGGCGATACGCTCCCCATCCAGGGCCTGCATGCAACCGTGGTCAGCTCTGATGGAAATCTCATCGACCACCCGATAGAGGGCAGTGGCGCGGCGAACTCCTATTGCAACTCAGCCGCATCCTACCCTGACGACGTTACGGAGAACGCTCGCTCCCTCGGACTTCTGCTTACCTTCGGCAAGGTGCGCGTGCTCGATCTGGGAGACCTCACCGCCGACAAAGAGATGCAGTTGATGTGCCCAGTGAACAAGGTGGGCAAGATCGATGTCTACATCGTCTCCCATCATGGCTGGGAGCAGAGCACCTCGCCTGCACTGATGGGCGCGATTCAATCACGCATTGCGATCATGGATAACGGAGCGAAGAAAGGCGGAACCCCTCGCATTATCGATAGAGTGCAGCAGGCTCCCGGCCTTGAGCGCCTTTGGCAGCTTCACTATTCGGAGGAGGGCGGCACCGCGCACAATACCGCAGTACCCTACATAGCCAACCTCCCGGGAGCCGATAGCGGCTATTACCTGAAGCTGACCGTCCATCCCGATAACAGCATGGAAGTCTTCAACGCCCGCACCGGGGAGTCCCAGCACTACGCAGCGCGCTGA
- a CDS encoding MFS transporter, protein MPAVPRRRWRIAFLLGLGVLVNYFDRVNLSVSQGALHAEFGISIVTFGYLLSAYNLTYALLQLPVGVLLDRFGVKKVGRFSTLIWSLASFGAAASTGVTGLFSSRFLLGVGEAPTFPANAKAVGYWFPRQERSLATAIFDAAAKFSSAIGVPVIGILLLHFGWRWSFTATGFISFAYFLLFCGMYRNPSEDSKLSDEERRFLVEGGAQAERPAGAAKSVSLGYLLRQRKVIGLALGFAAYNYTFYLLLTWLPSYLSMAMHISLLHSVTYTSVPWAFATITDLFVGGWLVDALVRRGWNESRVRQIVLVTGTSLGLGILGAAYSHTPQAALFWISLSIGGLGAAAPVAWSIPSLIAPRESVGKVGGIINFGNQIAAIAAPIFTGYIAAITHSFAWAFATAAVFLLIGVAGYVLLLGRIETIPEAA, encoded by the coding sequence GTGCCCGCGGTACCCCGCCGCCGCTGGAGGATCGCATTCCTGTTGGGACTGGGCGTGCTGGTCAACTACTTTGACCGGGTAAACCTCTCCGTCTCGCAGGGCGCGCTGCACGCGGAGTTTGGCATCTCCATCGTTACCTTCGGATATCTACTAAGCGCCTACAACCTGACATATGCGCTGCTGCAGCTTCCGGTCGGAGTGCTGCTCGATCGCTTCGGGGTGAAGAAGGTCGGGCGCTTCAGCACACTCATCTGGAGTCTGGCATCGTTTGGTGCAGCGGCTTCGACAGGAGTTACGGGGTTGTTTTCCTCGCGATTTCTGCTGGGAGTTGGGGAGGCTCCCACATTCCCGGCCAACGCAAAGGCCGTTGGCTACTGGTTTCCGCGGCAGGAGCGGAGCCTGGCGACAGCGATCTTCGATGCCGCGGCAAAGTTTTCTTCAGCGATTGGCGTTCCCGTGATCGGGATTCTGCTGCTGCACTTCGGCTGGCGCTGGAGTTTCACTGCAACGGGCTTCATCAGCTTTGCGTATTTTCTGCTGTTTTGTGGGATGTATCGCAATCCCAGCGAAGATAGCAAGCTCTCAGATGAGGAGCGGCGCTTTCTGGTGGAAGGGGGCGCACAGGCAGAGCGACCCGCCGGGGCAGCGAAGAGTGTATCGCTTGGGTACCTGCTGCGCCAGCGGAAGGTAATTGGCCTGGCGCTGGGTTTTGCCGCCTATAACTACACCTTCTATCTGCTGCTGACCTGGCTGCCGAGCTACCTGTCGATGGCCATGCACATTTCTCTGTTGCACTCGGTCACGTACACCAGTGTTCCATGGGCGTTTGCGACAATTACGGATCTGTTTGTCGGGGGCTGGCTGGTGGATGCGCTTGTCCGGCGCGGCTGGAACGAATCGCGGGTGCGGCAGATTGTGCTGGTAACAGGTACGAGCCTGGGGCTGGGAATTCTGGGCGCAGCGTATTCGCACACCCCACAGGCGGCTCTCTTCTGGATCAGCCTGTCCATTGGGGGACTGGGAGCGGCGGCGCCCGTGGCGTGGTCTATTCCTTCCCTGATCGCGCCGCGCGAGAGCGTAGGAAAGGTGGGCGGGATCATTAATTTCGGCAACCAGATCGCAGCGATTGCCGCGCCGATCTTCACCGGCTACATTGCAGCGATAACGCACTCCTTCGCATGGGCCTTTGCAACCGCTGCCGTGTTTCTGCTGATTGGCGTTGCAGGATATGTGCTGCTGCTGGGCCGCATCGAGACCATACCCGAGGCGGCGTAA
- a CDS encoding glycoside hydrolase family 172 protein has protein sequence MNRVVKGLALLVLAASAPCFAQCSGAADGMLSGLTKPHDYTQRRVSSYDRTGANADARPIPPGETLTLMDDAGPGVITHVWITIASGEMYHLKKLVLRAYWDGEASPSIETPIGDFFGLGLGDYVLYQSVPLAVAPDKALNSFFPMPFQKHARITVTNEGKERVHAFYFNIDYQHCNQPLASDTMYFHAQYRQATPAKGWTSDWKSNGDPLVNQKTNLNGEGNYTWLEATGKGHFVGVTMSVLQNQDAWFGEGDDMFFIDGEHTPSINGTGTEDYFLGAWDFGDHAFSYGLFGAPVKGVERAGGRYSLYRFHLDSPIPFNKSLVAGIEHGNANHRSDNFFSVAYWYQTEPHAKFPALPSVEDRLPRLYPVGGPGSVQK, from the coding sequence ATGAATCGAGTTGTGAAGGGGTTGGCCCTGCTGGTTCTCGCTGCCAGTGCGCCTTGTTTCGCCCAGTGCAGTGGAGCCGCGGATGGGATGCTTTCTGGGTTGACCAAGCCGCACGACTATACGCAGAGGCGCGTGTCCAGCTATGACCGGACAGGCGCGAACGCGGATGCGCGCCCTATCCCTCCAGGGGAGACCCTGACGCTGATGGACGACGCGGGGCCGGGAGTCATTACCCATGTGTGGATCACTATCGCCTCCGGTGAGATGTACCACTTGAAGAAGCTTGTGCTCCGGGCTTATTGGGACGGGGAAGCAAGCCCCAGTATTGAGACGCCAATCGGCGACTTCTTCGGCCTGGGACTGGGAGATTACGTGCTCTACCAGTCGGTCCCGCTGGCGGTCGCTCCGGATAAGGCTCTCAACTCCTTTTTCCCCATGCCTTTCCAGAAGCATGCGCGGATCACTGTGACGAATGAAGGGAAGGAACGGGTTCACGCGTTCTACTTCAACATTGACTACCAGCATTGCAATCAGCCGCTGGCTTCGGACACGATGTACTTCCACGCACAGTACAGGCAGGCTACTCCCGCCAAAGGCTGGACCAGCGATTGGAAGAGTAACGGAGACCCTCTTGTCAATCAGAAGACAAACCTGAATGGCGAGGGCAACTACACATGGCTGGAAGCCACAGGCAAGGGCCACTTTGTCGGCGTGACAATGTCGGTTCTGCAGAATCAGGATGCATGGTTTGGAGAAGGCGACGATATGTTCTTTATCGACGGCGAGCATACTCCTTCCATCAATGGCACTGGAACGGAGGACTACTTCCTTGGCGCCTGGGACTTCGGAGATCATGCATTTTCCTATGGGTTGTTTGGCGCGCCGGTAAAGGGTGTCGAACGCGCTGGTGGCCGGTATTCGCTCTATCGCTTCCACCTGGATTCACCGATCCCGTTTAACAAGTCCCTTGTGGCAGGAATCGAGCATGGCAATGCCAACCATCGTTCGGATAACTTCTTCTCCGTGGCCTACTGGTATCAGACGGAGCCGCACGCGAAGTTTCCCGCGCTCCCGTCAGTGGAGGATCGGTTGCCGAGGCTCTATCCCGTGGGCGGTCCAGGGAGTGTTCAAAAATAG